One window of Globicephala melas chromosome 2, mGloMel1.2, whole genome shotgun sequence genomic DNA carries:
- the PPP1R3E gene encoding protein phosphatase 1 regulatory subunit 3E isoform X4 — MSRERSPRTDIPRNLSFIAALTERAYYRSQRPSLEEEPEEVPGEGGTRLGARSRAPAPSRERRARSAPAGGSGTRVPHSRSPDTRKRVRFADALGLELTAVRRFRPGELPRVPRHVQVQLQRDALRHFAPCQSRARGLQEARVALEPASEPGFAARLRAQRICLERAEAGPLGVAGSARVLDLAYEKRVSVRWSADGWRTQREEPAAYAGPAPPPPRADRFAFRLPAPPIGGALLFALRYRVSGHEFWDNNGGRDYALRGPEHPGSGGAPELQGWIHFI; from the exons ATGTCTCGCGAGCGGTCCCCCCGCACCGACATTCCCCGCAACCTGAGCTTCATCGCCGCGCTGACAGAGCGCGCCTACTACCGCAGCCAGCGGCCCAGCCTCGAGGAGGAGCCGGAGGAGGTGCCAGGCGAAGGCGGGACGCGCCTCGGGGCCCGATCCCGAGCTCCTGCTCCGAGTCGGGAGCGCAGGGCTCGCTCTGCGCCCGCCGGAGGCAGCGGTACCCGGGTGCCCCACAGCCGCAGCCCCGACACCCGTAAGAGAGTGCGTTTCGCCGACGCGCTTGGGCTGGAGCTGACCGCGGTGCGCCGCTTCCGCCCGGGAGAGCTGCCCCGGGTACCCCGCCACGTGCAGGTCCAGCTGCAGAGGGACGCCCTTCGCCACTTCGCGCCGTGCCAGTCCCGCGCCCGAGGTCTCCAG GAGGCGCGCGTTGCCCTGGAGCCGGCCAGCGAGCCTGGCTTCGCGGCCCGCTTGCGGGCGCAGCGAATCTGCCTGGAACGCGCCGAGGCGGGCCCGCTGGGCGTCGCCGGGAGCGCGCGCGTGCTGGACCTGGCCTACGAGAAGCGCGTGAGCGTGCGCTGGAGCGCCGACGGCTGGCGGACCCAACGCGAGGAGCCCGCCGCCTACGCCggtccggccccgcccccgccgcgcgCCGACCGCTTCGCCTTCCGCCTGCCGGCGCCACCCATTGGTGGCGCCCTGCTTTTCGCCTTGCGCTACCGCGTTAGCGGCCACGAGTTCTGGGACAACAACGGCGGCCGTGACTATGCTCTACGTGGGCCCGAGCACCCGGGCAGTGGTGGAGCCCCGGAGCTACAGGGCTGGATCCACTTTATCTGA
- the PPP1R3E gene encoding protein phosphatase 1 regulatory subunit 3E isoform X3, with translation MSRERSPRTDIPRNLSFIAALTERAYYRSQRPSLEEEPEEVPGEGGTRLGARSRAPAPSRERRARSAPAGGSGTRVPHSRSPDTRKRVRFADALGLELTAVRRFRPGELPRVPRHVQVQLQRDALRHFAPCQSRARGLQQEARVALEPASEPGFAARLRAQRICLERAEAGPLGVAGSARVLDLAYEKRVSVRWSADGWRTQREEPAAYAGPAPPPPRADRFAFRLPAPPIGGALLFALRYRVSGHEFWDNNGGRDYALRGPEHPGSGGAPELQGWIHFI, from the exons ATGTCTCGCGAGCGGTCCCCCCGCACCGACATTCCCCGCAACCTGAGCTTCATCGCCGCGCTGACAGAGCGCGCCTACTACCGCAGCCAGCGGCCCAGCCTCGAGGAGGAGCCGGAGGAGGTGCCAGGCGAAGGCGGGACGCGCCTCGGGGCCCGATCCCGAGCTCCTGCTCCGAGTCGGGAGCGCAGGGCTCGCTCTGCGCCCGCCGGAGGCAGCGGTACCCGGGTGCCCCACAGCCGCAGCCCCGACACCCGTAAGAGAGTGCGTTTCGCCGACGCGCTTGGGCTGGAGCTGACCGCGGTGCGCCGCTTCCGCCCGGGAGAGCTGCCCCGGGTACCCCGCCACGTGCAGGTCCAGCTGCAGAGGGACGCCCTTCGCCACTTCGCGCCGTGCCAGTCCCGCGCCCGAGGTCTCCAG CAGGAGGCGCGCGTTGCCCTGGAGCCGGCCAGCGAGCCTGGCTTCGCGGCCCGCTTGCGGGCGCAGCGAATCTGCCTGGAACGCGCCGAGGCGGGCCCGCTGGGCGTCGCCGGGAGCGCGCGCGTGCTGGACCTGGCCTACGAGAAGCGCGTGAGCGTGCGCTGGAGCGCCGACGGCTGGCGGACCCAACGCGAGGAGCCCGCCGCCTACGCCggtccggccccgcccccgccgcgcgCCGACCGCTTCGCCTTCCGCCTGCCGGCGCCACCCATTGGTGGCGCCCTGCTTTTCGCCTTGCGCTACCGCGTTAGCGGCCACGAGTTCTGGGACAACAACGGCGGCCGTGACTATGCTCTACGTGGGCCCGAGCACCCGGGCAGTGGTGGAGCCCCGGAGCTACAGGGCTGGATCCACTTTATCTGA